The window GACATGACGGAGGCCACGGGGACGGGCGCCACGTTCGACTCGTGCGTGTTCCGCGGTGTGCGCTTCAACAGCGCGCACCTCACGGAGTTCGCGTTCACGTCGTGCGTCTTCGACGCCTGCGTCTTCTTCGATGCCACGCTGGAACGCTGCAAGCTGGTGGGCTCGCAGTTCAACGACTGCCGGTTCGACCTGCTCAAGGTCGACGGCGGCAACTGGTCGTTCACCGACCTGCACCGTGCCGCCCTCGCGGGTGCGCAGTTCGACGGCGTCCGCTTCCGCGAGGCCGACCTGGCCGGGATCAAGGCGACCGGGATCGTGCTGGTCGGCTGCGACCTGTCGGGTGCGGACCTCGAACAAGCCGACCTCACCAACGCCGACCTGCGCGGCAGCGACCTGTCCACGCTCGACCCGCTCAAGGCGAACGTCACCGGAGCGGTGGTCAGCGAGGCCCAGGCGATCCTGCTGGCAGAGATGCTCGGCCTGGTTGTGCGGCCCGACTGACCAGGCCCGACGGCCGTGCGGACCGCCCAGTGATATCGGTTCGATCGGACACACTTATCGGCCATATGCTCGGGTCCGCTCGCACACGCTACTGGGCATTGCTCTGGGAGGACGACGATCGATGAAGATCAGCCGCGACCTGACCGACTGGACCCTGACCGCTACCGGCGGCCCCGTCCCGGCGGATCTTGCCGGGGTCCCCGTCCCTGCGACGGTCCCGGGCACGAGCCACACCGCCCTGCTGGAGCAGGGGCTCATCCCCGACCCGTATCTCGGCACCAACGAGACGTCGCTCGCCTGGATGAAGCGCGCCACCTGGCGGTACGCCACGGTCCTCGACGAGCCGGCCGCGGCGCCCGACGAGCGCGTCGACCTGCTCTTCGAGGGCATCGACACGGTGGCCGCAGTCGCCGTCGACACGGACGTGGAGCGAACCGGCGTCAGCCAGGGCCGCACCCACCTGGGCCGTACCGCGAACATGCACCGCTCCTACCGGTACGACGTACGTGAGCTCGTCGGGACGCCGGCCAACCTCGTGGTAGACCTCGACTCGGCGCTCGAGACCGCCGAGGCCGAGGAGCAGCGCCTCGGCACCCGGCCCATGGCCTACGGCCAGCCGTTCAACATGGTGCGCAAGATGGCCTGCTCCTTCGGCTGGGACTGGGGCCCCGACCTGCAGACGGCCGGCCTGTGGAAGCCCGTGCGGGTGCAGCGCTGGCGGGTGGCGCGGCTGGCCCGAGTGACGCCGCTGGTGACGGTGGCCGACGACGGCACGGGGCTGGTCGACGTGCGGGTCGAGGTCGAGACCTCTGGCCTGTCCGTCTCCGGGCCGCTCATCGTCGACGTCACCG is drawn from Promicromonospora sp. Populi and contains these coding sequences:
- a CDS encoding pentapeptide repeat-containing protein codes for the protein MIRMPATERSVTNEDWYARDLSGEEHAATLFADVDMTEATGTGATFDSCVFRGVRFNSAHLTEFAFTSCVFDACVFFDATLERCKLVGSQFNDCRFDLLKVDGGNWSFTDLHRAALAGAQFDGVRFREADLAGIKATGIVLVGCDLSGADLEQADLTNADLRGSDLSTLDPLKANVTGAVVSEAQAILLAEMLGLVVRPD